Sequence from the Argopecten irradians isolate NY chromosome 12, Ai_NY, whole genome shotgun sequence genome:
AAATTCCGTGCGAATCGTCGGCCTGCCGAACGACCGAAATGAGACTGCAGAAGCCTGCATAGACAAGTGTGCGAAATTCTTCAGAGATTATCTGAATGTGGGTATTGAATCCACAGATATAGACATTGCACACAGACTTGGCCCACAATCCACCATATGTAAGTTCACAAGAAGGATAAAAAAGTTCGAAGTTCTGAAGGCGCGAAGAAAACTGAAAGGAAAGAAGATATATATTTTCGAGGACCTAACACAGGAAAACCAGAGAATCCTTAAACGTGCATACGACCTAGACTGTGTGGAAAATACTTGGTCTGTAGATGGTAAACTTTTCGCGAAACTTAAAGGAAAAGAGACTATACGCAGGATCTCGATGAACACGGTTCTAACGGACGAGTACCTATTAGACGACGGGAACTTTGTTTCGCGTTCGGGCAACAAGAATTAGTGTGAGTGATAAAGGACTCAAACACTCATCTTACGtgagtatacatgtacttgacgATACACGAACTGTAAATTCATTCAAAGAACTTTTTCGTCTTCTATTTAGCTGCGAAGGTTTACTAAATATAAGTCactatcaatataatatgtacaaaacTTTGATTATGCTTATggtccatgtatatatttagtatgtAAACATGtggttatattgtatgtatacaggtgtatgAAATAATCTGAAGCAGAAAATTGGTGCAGAGatttaataaataacaaaacttgTAGCAGGCACTACGTGTATGAAActatatgggtttttttttcaaatataagtTGAATATTGCATGCATAAATTTagttaatgaataaaaaaaaaaataatactattACTGCATCAAAATGATCCgatgtgtaaatgtaaccagAC
This genomic interval carries:
- the LOC138305005 gene encoding uncharacterized protein: MTKDDLVFQMNKLREEIREENREMVQRLECRVFELETENDKLRDTIEQLENSVELSVERIVQLTLKDNSLEQQGRKNSVRIVGLPNDRNETAEACIDKCAKFFRDYLNVGIESTDIDIAHRLGPQSTICKFTRRIKKFEVLKARRKLKGKKIYIFEDLTQENQRILKRAYDLDCVENTWSVDGKLFAKLKGKETIRRISMNTVLTDEYLLDDGNFVSRSGNKN